A single region of the Streptomyces sp. ITFR-16 genome encodes:
- the rpoZ gene encoding DNA-directed RNA polymerase subunit omega: MSSSITTPEGIINPPIDELLEATDSKYSLVIYAAKRARQINAYYSQLGEGLLEYVGPLVDTHVHEKPLSIALREINAGLLTSEAIEGPAQ, encoded by the coding sequence GTGTCCTCTTCCATCACCACGCCCGAGGGCATCATCAACCCGCCGATTGATGAGCTCCTCGAAGCAACCGACTCGAAGTACAGCCTCGTGATCTACGCCGCCAAGCGCGCGCGCCAGATCAACGCGTACTACTCGCAGCTCGGTGAGGGACTCCTCGAGTACGTCGGTCCGCTCGTCGACACCCACGTGCACGAGAAGCCGCTCTCGATCGCGCTCCGCGAGATCAACGCGGGCCTGCTCACGTCCGAGGCCATCGAGGGCCCCGCGCAGTAA
- the coaBC gene encoding bifunctional phosphopantothenoylcysteine decarboxylase/phosphopantothenate--cysteine ligase CoaBC, whose amino-acid sequence MDKPKVVLGVSGGIAAYKACELLRRLTESGHDVRVVPTEASLHFVGAATWSALSGHPVSTEVWNDVHEVPHVRIGQHADLVVVAPATADMLAKAAHGLADDLLTNTLLTARCPVVFAPAMHTEMWEHPATQENVATLRRRGAVVIEPAVGRLTGVDTGKGRLPDPGEIFEVCRRVLARGPVAPDLAGRHVVISAGGTREPLDPVRYLGNRSSGKQGYALARTAVARGARVTLVEANTGLPDPSGADVVRVGTAVQLREAVLKAAAEADVVVMAAAVADFRPAEYVQGKIKKKDGQEPAPLALVRNPDILAEVSKDRATPGQIVVGFAAETDNVLANGREKLRRKGCDLLVVNEVGERKTFGSEENEAVVLAADGTETPVPYGPKEALADTLWDLVSPRLG is encoded by the coding sequence GTGGACAAGCCGAAGGTCGTTCTGGGGGTCAGCGGCGGCATCGCCGCGTACAAGGCGTGCGAGCTGCTGCGCCGGCTGACCGAGTCCGGCCACGACGTACGGGTCGTCCCGACCGAGGCGTCGCTCCACTTCGTGGGCGCGGCCACCTGGTCGGCGCTCTCCGGCCACCCCGTCTCCACCGAGGTCTGGAACGACGTCCACGAGGTCCCCCACGTCCGCATCGGGCAGCACGCCGATCTCGTCGTCGTCGCCCCCGCCACCGCCGACATGCTGGCCAAGGCGGCCCACGGCCTCGCGGACGACCTGCTCACCAACACCCTGCTCACCGCCCGCTGTCCGGTCGTCTTCGCACCCGCCATGCACACCGAGATGTGGGAGCACCCCGCCACCCAGGAGAACGTCGCCACGCTGCGCCGCCGGGGCGCCGTCGTCATCGAGCCCGCCGTCGGCCGCCTCACCGGCGTCGACACCGGCAAGGGCCGGCTGCCCGACCCGGGGGAGATCTTCGAGGTCTGCCGCCGCGTCCTGGCCCGCGGCCCCGTCGCCCCCGACCTGGCCGGCCGGCACGTGGTGATCAGCGCGGGCGGCACCCGCGAGCCCCTCGACCCGGTCCGCTACCTGGGCAACCGCTCCTCGGGCAAGCAGGGGTACGCGCTCGCCCGCACCGCCGTCGCCCGGGGGGCCAGGGTCACGCTCGTCGAGGCCAACACCGGACTGCCCGACCCGTCCGGCGCCGACGTCGTGCGCGTCGGCACCGCCGTACAGCTGCGCGAGGCCGTGCTGAAGGCGGCGGCGGAGGCCGATGTCGTGGTGATGGCGGCGGCCGTGGCCGACTTCCGCCCCGCCGAGTACGTCCAGGGGAAGATCAAGAAGAAGGACGGCCAGGAGCCCGCCCCCCTCGCGCTCGTCCGCAATCCCGACATCCTGGCCGAGGTCTCCAAGGACCGCGCCACGCCCGGGCAGATCGTCGTCGGATTCGCCGCCGAGACCGACAACGTCCTGGCCAACGGCCGGGAGAAGCTCCGCCGCAAAGGCTGCGACCTGCTCGTCGTCAACGAGGTGGGGGAGCGCAAGACCTTCGGCTCGGAGGAGAACGAGGCGGTGGTCCTCGCTGCCGACGGCACGGAGACTCCGGTGCCGTACGGGCCCAAGGAGGCCCTCGCCGACACGCTGTGGGACCTCGTGTCGCCGCGTCTCGGGTGA
- the pyrF gene encoding orotidine-5'-phosphate decarboxylase, producing MTLEPFGARLRHAMDTRGPLCVGIDPHASLLTSWGLNDDVAGLERFTRTVVEALADRVAVLKPQSAFFERFGSRGVAVLEKAVEEARAAGALVLMDAKRGDIGSTMAAYASTYLDKDSPLFSDAVTVSPYLGFGSLRPALDAAAVSGAGVFVLALTSNPEGAEVQRATAADGRPLAQLMLDHMKAENEGATPLGSVGAVVGATLGDAGVDLAINGPLLAPGIGAQGATPADLPGVFGDAVHNVVPSVSRGVLRHGPDASGLREAAGRFADEVRAAVSDR from the coding sequence ATGACCCTGGAACCCTTCGGCGCCCGGCTGCGCCACGCCATGGACACCCGTGGCCCGCTCTGTGTCGGCATCGACCCGCACGCCTCCCTGCTCACTTCCTGGGGGCTGAACGACGACGTGGCGGGCCTGGAGCGGTTCACCCGGACCGTCGTCGAGGCGCTGGCCGACCGGGTCGCCGTGCTCAAGCCGCAGTCCGCCTTCTTCGAGCGGTTCGGCTCGCGCGGTGTCGCCGTCCTGGAGAAGGCGGTCGAGGAGGCACGAGCGGCGGGTGCGCTGGTCCTGATGGACGCCAAGCGCGGCGACATCGGCTCCACGATGGCCGCCTACGCCTCGACGTACCTGGACAAGGACTCGCCGCTGTTCTCGGACGCGGTCACCGTCTCGCCGTACCTCGGCTTCGGCTCGCTGCGGCCGGCGCTCGACGCGGCGGCGGTCTCCGGCGCGGGCGTCTTCGTCCTCGCGCTCACCTCCAACCCGGAGGGCGCCGAGGTGCAGCGCGCCACCGCGGCCGACGGCCGCCCGCTGGCCCAGCTGATGCTGGACCACATGAAGGCGGAGAACGAGGGGGCCACCCCGCTCGGCTCGGTCGGCGCGGTCGTCGGCGCCACGCTCGGGGACGCGGGCGTCGACCTCGCGATCAACGGGCCGCTGCTCGCGCCGGGCATCGGCGCGCAGGGGGCGACGCCCGCGGATCTGCCGGGTGTCTTCGGCGACGCCGTACACAATGTGGTGCCCAGCGTGAGCCGGGGCGTGCTGCGCCACGGACCGGACGCGTCAGGGCTGCGCGAAGCCGCCGGACGGTTCGCGGACGAGGTCCGCGCAGCCGTCTCGGACCGCTGA
- a CDS encoding integration host factor has translation MALPPLTPEQRAAALEKAAAARRERAEVKNRLKHSGASLHEVIKSGQENDVIGKMKVSALLESLPGVGKVRAKQIMERLGISESRRVRGLGSNQIASLEREFGGSAA, from the coding sequence GTGGCTCTTCCGCCCCTTACCCCTGAACAGCGCGCAGCCGCGCTCGAAAAGGCCGCCGCGGCTCGCCGGGAGCGGGCCGAGGTCAAGAATCGACTCAAGCACTCCGGCGCCTCCCTCCACGAGGTCATCAAGTCGGGCCAGGAGAACGACGTCATCGGGAAGATGAAGGTCTCCGCCCTGCTGGAGTCCCTGCCTGGCGTGGGCAAGGTCCGTGCCAAGCAGATCATGGAGCGGCTCGGCATCTCCGAGAGCCGTCGGGTCCGGGGTCTTGGCTCCAACCAGATCGCATCCCTGGAGCGTGAGTTCGGCGGCAGCGCCGCCTGA
- the metK gene encoding methionine adenosyltransferase: MSRRLFTSESVTEGHPDKIADQISDTILDALLREDPTSRVAVETLITTGLVHVAGEVTTKAYAPIAQLVRDKILEIGYDSSKKGFDGASCGVSVSIGAQSPDIAQGVDTAYEKRVEGDEDELDKQGAGDQGLMFGYACDETPELMPLPIHLAHRLSRRLSEVRKNGTIPYLRPDGKTQVTIEYDGDKAVRLDTVVVSSQHASDIDLDSLLAPDIREFVVEHVLSQLIEDGIKLDTEGYRLLVNPTGRFEIGGPMGDAGLTGRKIIIDTYGGMARHGGGAFSGKDPSKVDRSAAYAMRWVAKNVVAAGLAARCEVQVAYAIGKAEPVGLFVETFGTAAVETEKIEHAIGEVFDLRPAAIIRDLDLLRPIYAQTAAYGHFGRELPDFTWERTDRVDALRAAAGL, encoded by the coding sequence GTGTCCCGCCGTCTCTTCACCTCGGAGTCCGTCACCGAGGGTCACCCCGACAAGATCGCTGACCAGATCAGCGACACCATTCTCGATGCACTCCTTCGTGAGGACCCGACGTCGCGTGTCGCCGTCGAGACCTTGATCACCACAGGTCTGGTGCATGTCGCGGGTGAGGTCACGACCAAGGCCTACGCCCCGATCGCCCAGCTGGTGCGCGACAAGATCCTGGAGATCGGCTACGACTCCTCCAAGAAGGGCTTCGACGGCGCCTCCTGCGGCGTCTCGGTGTCCATCGGGGCACAGTCCCCCGACATCGCCCAGGGCGTCGACACCGCGTACGAGAAGCGGGTCGAGGGCGATGAGGACGAGCTCGACAAGCAGGGCGCCGGCGACCAGGGCCTGATGTTCGGGTACGCCTGCGACGAGACCCCCGAGCTGATGCCGCTGCCGATCCACCTCGCGCACCGGCTCTCGCGCCGCCTCTCCGAGGTCCGCAAGAACGGGACCATCCCGTACCTGCGCCCCGACGGCAAGACCCAGGTCACCATCGAGTACGACGGCGACAAGGCCGTCCGTCTCGACACGGTCGTCGTCTCCTCGCAGCACGCCAGCGACATCGACCTCGACTCGCTGCTGGCGCCCGACATCCGCGAGTTCGTCGTCGAGCACGTGCTCTCGCAGCTCATCGAGGACGGCATCAAGCTGGACACCGAGGGCTACCGCCTGCTGGTCAACCCGACCGGACGCTTCGAGATCGGCGGCCCGATGGGCGACGCCGGCCTCACCGGCCGCAAGATCATCATCGACACCTACGGCGGCATGGCCCGCCACGGCGGCGGCGCCTTCTCCGGCAAGGACCCGTCCAAGGTGGACCGCTCGGCCGCCTACGCGATGCGCTGGGTCGCCAAGAATGTCGTCGCGGCCGGCCTCGCGGCCCGCTGCGAGGTCCAGGTCGCGTACGCGATCGGCAAGGCCGAGCCGGTGGGCCTCTTCGTCGAGACCTTCGGCACCGCCGCGGTCGAGACCGAGAAGATCGAGCACGCCATCGGCGAGGTCTTCGACCTCCGCCCGGCCGCGATCATCCGCGACCTCGACCTGCTGCGCCCGATCTACGCGCAGACCGCCGCGTACGGTCACTTCGGCCGCGAGCTCCCCGACTTCACGTGGGAGCGCACCGACCGGGTGGACGCGCTGCGCGCCGCCGCCGGCCTGTAG
- the gmk gene encoding guanylate kinase, translating to MAATSRGTSPVPPDVRPRLTVLSGPSGVGKSTVVAHMRKVHPEVWLSVSATTRKPRPGERNGVHYFFVDNEEFDKLIANGELLEWAEFAGNRYGTPRRAVAERLEAGEPVLLEIDLQGARLVRQSMDDAQLVFLAPPSWDELVRRLTGRGTEAPEVIERRLAAARVELAAESEFDTTLVNTSVEDVARELLALMLEASGHRADSDETH from the coding sequence ATGGCTGCAACATCCCGGGGGACGTCCCCCGTACCCCCGGACGTACGTCCGCGGCTGACCGTGCTCTCCGGCCCCTCGGGGGTCGGCAAGAGCACGGTCGTCGCGCATATGCGCAAGGTCCACCCCGAGGTCTGGCTCTCCGTGTCGGCGACGACCCGCAAGCCCCGCCCCGGCGAACGCAACGGCGTCCACTACTTCTTCGTGGACAACGAGGAGTTCGACAAGCTGATCGCCAACGGCGAGCTGCTGGAGTGGGCCGAATTCGCCGGCAACCGCTACGGCACGCCCCGGCGCGCCGTGGCGGAGCGGCTGGAGGCCGGCGAGCCGGTGCTGCTGGAGATCGATCTCCAGGGCGCCCGGCTGGTTCGGCAGTCCATGGACGACGCGCAGCTGGTCTTCCTCGCCCCGCCGAGCTGGGACGAGCTGGTACGCCGGCTCACCGGCCGGGGGACCGAGGCACCCGAGGTGATCGAGCGCCGGCTCGCCGCAGCCAGGGTCGAACTGGCCGCCGAATCGGAGTTCGATACGACGCTGGTCAACACCTCCGTCGAGGATGTGGCCCGTGAGCTGCTAGCCTTGATGCTGGAGGCTTCCGGCCACCGTGCCGACAGCGACGAGACACACTGA
- a CDS encoding quinone-dependent dihydroorotate dehydrogenase, protein MYKLFFQLVFKRMDPEQAHHAAFRWIRLAARVPVLRTFVAAALAPRYRELRTEALGLRMHGPFGLAAGFDKNAVAIDGMAMLGFDHVEIGTVTGEPQPGNPKKRLFRLVADRALINRMGFNNEGSAAVAERLAARNPVFRTTVGVNIGKTKAVAEADAAADYVKSTERLAAHADYLVVNVSSPNTPGLRNLQATESLRPLLTAVREAADRTVTGRRVPLLVKIAPDLADEDVDAVADLAVELGLDGIIATNTTIAREGLGLKSPAALVKETGGLSGAPLKERSLEVLGRLYGRVGDRITLVGVGGIENAEDAWQRILAGATLVQGYSAFIYEGPFYARAIHKGLAARLAASPYATLADAVGAETRKAAK, encoded by the coding sequence ATGTACAAACTCTTCTTCCAGCTGGTCTTCAAGCGCATGGACCCGGAGCAGGCCCACCACGCGGCCTTCCGCTGGATCCGCCTCGCCGCCCGCGTCCCCGTCCTGCGCACCTTCGTCGCCGCCGCGCTCGCCCCCCGCTACCGGGAGCTGCGCACCGAGGCCCTCGGCCTGCGGATGCACGGCCCCTTCGGCCTGGCCGCCGGCTTCGACAAGAACGCCGTCGCGATCGACGGCATGGCGATGCTCGGCTTCGACCACGTCGAGATCGGCACCGTGACCGGTGAGCCGCAGCCGGGCAACCCGAAGAAGCGGCTGTTCCGCCTGGTCGCGGACCGCGCGCTCATCAACCGCATGGGCTTCAACAACGAGGGTTCCGCCGCCGTGGCCGAGCGCCTGGCCGCCCGCAACCCGGTCTTCCGCACCACCGTCGGCGTCAACATCGGCAAGACCAAGGCGGTCGCCGAGGCCGACGCGGCGGCCGACTACGTGAAGTCCACCGAGCGCCTCGCCGCCCACGCGGACTACCTCGTGGTCAACGTCTCGTCGCCCAACACCCCCGGACTGCGCAACCTCCAGGCCACCGAGTCGCTGCGGCCGCTGCTGACCGCCGTGCGCGAGGCGGCCGACCGGACCGTCACCGGCCGCCGGGTCCCGCTGCTCGTCAAGATCGCCCCCGACCTCGCGGACGAGGACGTCGACGCGGTCGCCGACCTCGCCGTCGAACTGGGCCTGGACGGCATCATCGCCACCAACACCACCATCGCCCGCGAGGGCCTCGGCCTGAAGTCCCCGGCCGCCCTGGTCAAGGAGACCGGCGGACTGTCCGGCGCACCCCTCAAGGAACGCTCCCTGGAGGTCCTGGGGCGCCTCTACGGGCGTGTGGGCGACCGGATCACCCTGGTGGGCGTCGGCGGCATCGAGAACGCCGAGGACGCCTGGCAGCGCATCCTGGCCGGGGCCACCCTCGTCCAGGGCTACAGCGCCTTCATCTACGAGGGCCCGTTCTACGCCCGCGCGATCCACAAGGGCCTGGCCGCACGCCTGGCCGCCTCCCCGTACGCCACCTTGGCCGACGCCGTCGGCGCGGAAACCCGGAAGGCAGCGAAATGA